The segment CCTGCGGTGAGACGGATACCACGCCGGTCGGCGCGATGGGCAAGATCACGCAGTTGACCTTCGGCGCGCTGGCGCCGAAGCGGATGAACACCAACCTCATGACCGCATGCATTACGGCGGGTGTGGCCGATTCCGCGTCGGACCTGCTCACCGATCTGAAAAGCGGCTACGTGCTGGGTGCCAATGCCCGTAAGCAGTTTCTGGCGCAGTTCGCCGGCATCTTCATCGGCACGGCCATCACCGTACCGACCTTCTTCCTCGTCGTTCCCGATGTCAGCATTCTCGGCGGCACCCGCTTCCCTGCGCCGTCCGCTCAGGTGTGGGCGTCGGTCGCGCGGCTGCTCTCCAACGGGTTCGAGTCTTTGCATCCTACGGCGCGGCTGGCGCTGTTTATCGGCGGCGTGATCGGATTGCTGATTCCGATGGCGGAGCGCATGTTCCCCAAGTACAGCAAGTTCATCCCTTCGGCGATGGGTTTGGGTCTGGCCGTGGTGCTTCCCTTCTACAATTCGCTGTCGATGTTTATCGGCGGCCTTCTCGCGTATATCTTCATGAAGATGAAGCCTGCCACGGCAGAGCAGTATACCATCGCCTCGGCTTCGGGCATTATCGCCGGAGAGAGCCTGATGGGCATTTTCATCATGATGCTGCACGCTCTTCGAGACAAACTTCCGGCCTTCCTCGGCAGTTTCCTGCCGTAACCCGGCAGATTACCATCCGCAGACGCGGAGAAAGCAGGTTTAAGTATGGCACAAGAAATAACGACGACCACGCTTGATAATTTGATGGCAGCCTTCAACGGCGAGAGCAACGCTCGCGCCCGCTACATCGAGTTTGCCAAGGCCGCCGACGCCGAAGGGTACACGCAGGTCGCAAGCCTGTTCCGCGCCGCAGCCCGCGCGGAAGAGATTCACGCCAACAACCACGCGGTGGTGATTCGCCGCATGGGCGGCACTCCCGCTGCCGACATCCAGGCCCCCACGGTAAAATCCACTGCCGAGAATCTCAAGGCGGCGATTGCCGGCGAGACCTATGAACGCGACGTAATGTACCCGCAGTTCATCGCGCAGGCGCGCGCGGAGAATGACAAGGCGGCCGTGCGTACGTTCGACTACGCGCTGCATGCCGAAACCGAACATGCCGCGCTCTATGCGGACGCCTTGCAACACCTCGACGCCTGGAAGGGGGGGCCGAAGACCTTCTATGTTTGTCCGGTCTGCGGCAAGACGGTTACCGAGAAGAGCTTCGACAAGTGCGACGTCTGCGGCGCTCTGCAGGAGAAGTTCGAGACCATCAACTGAGTACATCTTTAGCACTCATGTATACTATGAAAAAGCCCGGACACACTCCGGGCCTTTTCATATGCGGCATTCACGAACGGTAGAAACCACACGCTGTGTCAAACCGTGTAACAAACGAAATAGTGAACGAACAAAATATCCGACACCCTTACAACAATTAAGAAAGGGATAGTAATGGTTACTGCAAAGAGGGTTTTTCCGTTTGTTCTGCTGATGCTGATCGCGTTTGCGCTCAGAGGTACCTCTCAGACACCTGACCCGCAAACGCACCCCATGGACATGCAGATGGGCATGATGTCCATCACTAGGGCTGTAGCCGTGCTGAATCCTGCCAGTGGCAGCCAGGTTCATGGAACCGTGACTTTTGAGAAGGTATCGGATGGTATAAAAGTGACGGCGGACGTGCAGGGACTGGCTCCCGGGCAACATGGGATTCATGTTCATCAGTTCGGCGATTGCAGCAGCATGGATGCCACCTCTGCCGGAGACCATTTCAATCCCAGCCACATGTCCCACGGCGCGCCCACGGACAAGAGCCGCCACGAAGGCGACATGGGCAATCTTACGGCGGGATCCGACGGGCATGCGCATTTGGAGTGGACCGATCCCATGATGTCCTTCATGGGGCCGCAGTCCATCATTGGCCATTCAGTCATCATTCATGCCAATGCCGATGACATGAAGACGCAGCCTTCGGGCAACGCCGGTCCGCGCATTGCCTGCGGTGTTATCGGCATCGCGAAGTAAGCATCTGCACCGGCGGATATGAGAAGCGGGACGCACATTGCGTCCCGCTTCCGTTTGCACACCGTCGCTCGTCAGGTCATGCTGCGATTTGACCTGAGTAGTTGCGTCGTCACTTCGTCTCGGGGGTCTTGGCGTCCGCCGGCTTCACCTCGGGCGTGGTCGCAGTCTTTTCCGCTTCCTTGGCCGGGTGAAGCTTGCTCAGAAACTTCTCGGGGTCTTTATTGAACTGGCCGATGCAGCCGTTGCAGCAAAGGCGCACAAGCTGATTGTTGTAGACGTAATCCACGGCCTTCATCTGGCCGCCGTCGAGCTTCTCGCCGCTGACCACGCAGGTGGTCAGGGGATACGATGCCCGCTGGGCGTCGGCGATGCCATTGTCGATCTTCTCGAAATACGCCGCCTTGTCCTTCTCGAACTTGCTGACGCAACCGTTGCAGCAGAACTTCACTTCGCGGCCATCATAGACCTTCACCACCGGATCGCCCATGCCACCCAGCTTCTCGCCGCTGACAATGCACTTGTCCAGCACATAGGGAACCGTCGCGGTCGATGCCTTGGCATCCTTCGCGCCATGCTGGCCTGCTGCCATGCAGGAGCCCTTGCCCGAACAACCGCCCTTGCCCTTGCCGCAGCCTTCC is part of the bacterium genome and harbors:
- a CDS encoding ferritin family protein; the encoded protein is MAQEITTTTLDNLMAAFNGESNARARYIEFAKAADAEGYTQVASLFRAAARAEEIHANNHAVVIRRMGGTPAADIQAPTVKSTAENLKAAIAGETYERDVMYPQFIAQARAENDKAAVRTFDYALHAETEHAALYADALQHLDAWKGGPKTFYVCPVCGKTVTEKSFDKCDVCGALQEKFETIN
- a CDS encoding superoxide dismutase family protein, which codes for MDMQMGMMSITRAVAVLNPASGSQVHGTVTFEKVSDGIKVTADVQGLAPGQHGIHVHQFGDCSSMDATSAGDHFNPSHMSHGAPTDKSRHEGDMGNLTAGSDGHAHLEWTDPMMSFMGPQSIIGHSVIIHANADDMKTQPSGNAGPRIACGVIGIAK